The Methanohalophilus levihalophilus genome has a segment encoding these proteins:
- the proS gene encoding proline--tRNA ligase — translation MAQQEKEASLPPKENFSEWYNELLQLGRIMDVRYPVKGSYVWFPFGYSIRQNVYNIMRNLLDKDHDETQFPLLIPEPEFMKEAEHIKGFEDEVYWVTHGGTSPLDVKLALRPTSETAIYPMYKLWVRSHADLPLRLYQIVNTFRYETKHTRPLIRLREITSFKEAHTVHATWDDAAKQVDEAIRIYLEFYKRLAIPVLPSKRPDWDKFPGADYTIAVDALMPDGKTLQVGTAHHLGNNFAKTFEITYEDPDGEQVYAFQTCYGVSERSLAALISIHGDDKGLVIPPEVAPIQAVIIPIIFKESEDVLRACDELKEKLEAEGIRVKIDASDKRPGAKYYRWEMQGVPLRIELGPRDLKNNAAMLARRDNGEKSSVPLDGIVEEVRNTFADIQENLYSNASKNLEDNIYESETIDSIKENLPKGIVKSYWCGERECGLEMEEAIGAGILGIPTDQPSCDDKNCPMCGSQATNTIYVARTY, via the coding sequence ATGGCCCAACAGGAAAAAGAGGCATCTTTACCTCCAAAAGAGAACTTCAGCGAATGGTACAATGAACTGCTCCAGTTAGGCAGAATCATGGATGTAAGGTATCCTGTGAAAGGATCTTATGTATGGTTCCCATTTGGTTATTCCATTCGGCAAAATGTGTACAACATCATGCGTAACCTGCTTGACAAGGATCATGATGAAACACAATTCCCACTATTAATCCCAGAACCTGAGTTTATGAAAGAAGCGGAACACATCAAAGGGTTCGAGGATGAAGTCTACTGGGTAACTCATGGCGGAACATCTCCGCTGGATGTGAAGCTTGCTCTTCGTCCTACCAGTGAGACTGCAATTTATCCAATGTACAAATTATGGGTTCGCTCCCATGCAGACTTACCTTTGAGGCTCTACCAGATTGTCAACACTTTCAGGTATGAAACAAAACACACCCGTCCCCTCATTCGCCTCAGGGAAATCACATCATTCAAGGAAGCACATACCGTACATGCCACATGGGATGATGCAGCAAAGCAGGTTGATGAAGCAATCCGTATCTATCTTGAATTCTACAAGAGGCTGGCAATTCCAGTACTTCCATCCAAACGTCCTGACTGGGACAAATTCCCGGGTGCAGATTACACAATTGCTGTGGATGCACTGATGCCTGACGGCAAGACATTGCAGGTTGGTACTGCTCATCATCTCGGGAACAATTTCGCAAAAACCTTTGAAATCACCTACGAGGATCCTGACGGGGAACAGGTCTATGCATTCCAGACCTGCTACGGTGTTTCTGAACGTTCCCTTGCTGCACTGATTTCCATTCATGGTGACGACAAAGGACTCGTAATTCCTCCGGAAGTTGCACCTATTCAGGCAGTCATAATTCCGATAATCTTCAAGGAATCCGAAGATGTTCTTCGAGCTTGTGATGAATTAAAGGAAAAGCTTGAAGCTGAAGGAATCCGCGTCAAGATAGATGCCAGCGACAAACGCCCCGGTGCCAAGTACTACCGCTGGGAAATGCAGGGTGTACCACTGAGGATTGAACTTGGTCCAAGGGACTTGAAGAACAACGCTGCAATGCTTGCAAGACGTGACAATGGTGAAAAATCATCTGTACCACTTGATGGTATCGTTGAAGAAGTCCGGAACACCTTTGCAGACATTCAGGAAAACCTTTATTCAAATGCTTCAAAGAATCTCGAAGATAATATCTACGAGTCCGAAACCATTGATTCCATCAAGGAAAACCTGCCAAAAGGCATCGTGAAATCCTACTGGTGCGGAGAGCGGGAATGCGGACTTGAGATGGAAGAAGCAATTGGAGCAGGTATTCTTGGTATCCCAACGGATCAGCCATCATGTGATGACAAGAACTGCCCAATGTGCGGCTCACAAGCTACAAATACTATCTATGTAGCAAGAACATACTGA
- the cobT gene encoding nicotinate mononucleotide-dependent phosphoribosyltransferase CobT, translating to MEFLPRDNKKPENPLFVCVLANTETAYIDGLSAAGKTAKLTDYTPAGDAEVLETGNIISVPVLPMTPPYNTPTPGLTTRAVLTLTGVPHVFVRSGMKLTPEVPMIDLETEAGSDIRNEVAVKDPKGIFDRAEAVGKDLRDKSDFIVIGESIPAGTTTAWAVLDAMGYDGVVSSSSCENPIGLKEEVVCAALKSSGITHGSLRNSPLEAVRSVGDPMMPAVAGLVSGIGDKRVILAGGTQMAAVFAVIKHLGINTDNLSIVTTSYVANDESATFNELIEQLGAEMFHVDPGYGQSSHVGLQQYEKGHVKEGVGAGGALYLAHLLGVTREQVREEVEKICEELADLIEEKE from the coding sequence ATGGAATTTCTTCCAAGAGATAACAAAAAACCGGAAAACCCACTCTTTGTTTGCGTCCTGGCAAACACAGAAACCGCTTACATCGATGGTCTTTCCGCCGCAGGCAAAACGGCAAAACTGACTGATTACACTCCGGCAGGAGATGCCGAGGTTCTGGAAACCGGGAACATCATCAGCGTTCCTGTACTTCCAATGACTCCTCCTTATAACACTCCTACCCCGGGACTCACAACAAGAGCCGTACTTACCCTGACAGGTGTACCCCACGTCTTCGTGAGATCTGGAATGAAACTCACGCCGGAAGTCCCGATGATTGATCTTGAAACCGAAGCCGGATCTGACATACGTAATGAGGTGGCGGTCAAGGATCCGAAGGGAATTTTCGACAGGGCTGAAGCTGTCGGTAAGGATCTCAGGGACAAATCCGATTTCATTGTAATCGGGGAAAGTATTCCTGCGGGAACCACCACTGCATGGGCGGTACTGGATGCCATGGGCTATGACGGTGTTGTAAGCAGCAGTTCCTGTGAAAATCCCATAGGACTCAAGGAAGAAGTTGTATGTGCAGCTCTCAAGTCATCAGGTATTACCCACGGAAGTCTCAGGAACAGTCCTCTTGAAGCAGTCCGCAGTGTCGGTGATCCAATGATGCCTGCAGTTGCAGGTCTTGTTTCCGGAATTGGTGACAAGCGTGTTATTCTTGCAGGTGGAACCCAGATGGCTGCGGTGTTTGCTGTCATCAAACACTTGGGAATCAATACCGATAATCTGTCAATTGTGACCACAAGCTATGTTGCAAATGATGAATCAGCTACCTTTAACGAGTTAATAGAACAGCTTGGTGCGGAAATGTTCCATGTTGATCCCGGATATGGCCAGTCCAGTCATGTGGGATTGCAGCAGTATGAGAAGGGTCATGTCAAGGAAGGCGTAGGTGCCGGAGGCGCTCTTTACCTTGCACATCTCCTTGGTGTTACCAGGGAACAGGTGCGTGAAGAAGTCGAGAAGATCTGCGAGGAACTTGCGGATCTGATTGAGGAAAAGGAGTAA
- a CDS encoding ATP-binding protein, with protein MEKTSFDVVFSRLDFKLMFSVGIIIAILLSFMFFHIASDIERQFYSELDAQAEVSFEQIVLTRQWNADYGGVFVEKKDGIHSNPYLMELGLNPDITTIDGTNYTIKNPALMTREISSYSKDSGVFSFRITSLDPVNPLNEPNAFEAESLRQFENGTESTNTQLIVNGSRYYNYMAPLHTNEGCIECHSDYEVGDVQGGISLLLPMDSRYDAIQKDKMHVLIIALLTIGSVELFLFGITTRFVSNPIRELTKGASEISNGNLKYRVSINSSDEIGQLGTTFNKMAVDLDNSIKEMTESYEWFQNVFINSYDAINISINGKTVYVNPAYMLLFGYGEPEIVGQPFEFVFAKESRSKIHDAIESFESTNAVLQRVEAVGVTKDKKEVFLDISFSFMETKGERYTIAILKDDTEKKVAEEARLKNAELLRSNELKDMFTDIMRHDLLNPVGVISGYSELLLDMEDDDRKKRYVANIHRSAKSLTDMIEYAALLARLESVDKIDYESLDLAVIIRDVTKNLELQFNGHELEFGFGDDAYLVEAHTMIESVFQNLISNAIKYSPEKSRIEVNIIDDGDLWRVDVIDEGEGISDEDKPYVFDRFKRVSKGNIKGNGLGLAIVKKIVDLHSGKIIVSDNPAGKGSVFSVWLRKARDKNI; from the coding sequence ATGGAGAAAACTTCTTTTGATGTAGTTTTTAGTCGTCTGGATTTCAAGTTAATGTTTTCAGTGGGAATCATTATCGCTATCTTGCTATCATTTATGTTTTTTCATATTGCTTCCGATATTGAAAGACAGTTTTATTCTGAACTTGATGCACAGGCCGAGGTATCTTTTGAGCAAATAGTTTTAACCAGGCAATGGAATGCTGATTATGGCGGGGTATTTGTTGAAAAGAAGGACGGCATTCACTCTAATCCTTATCTCATGGAGCTTGGACTAAATCCTGATATCACGACGATTGATGGTACCAATTATACCATAAAAAATCCTGCTTTGATGACACGGGAAATATCTTCCTATTCAAAAGACAGTGGTGTATTCAGCTTTCGCATAACAAGTCTTGATCCTGTGAATCCGCTTAATGAGCCGAATGCTTTTGAAGCTGAATCCCTGCGGCAATTTGAGAACGGTACTGAAAGCACCAATACCCAGTTGATTGTAAACGGTTCACGGTACTACAATTATATGGCTCCTCTTCATACCAATGAAGGATGCATCGAGTGTCATAGTGACTATGAAGTAGGGGATGTTCAGGGCGGTATAAGCTTATTGTTGCCCATGGATTCCCGATATGATGCAATACAAAAAGATAAGATGCATGTCCTGATTATTGCCCTTCTTACAATAGGTTCGGTTGAGCTTTTCTTGTTTGGTATCACAACACGTTTTGTTTCAAACCCAATAAGGGAATTAACGAAAGGTGCAAGTGAAATATCCAACGGGAACCTGAAGTACCGCGTAAGCATTAATTCATCCGATGAAATAGGCCAGTTAGGGACCACATTTAATAAGATGGCAGTTGACCTTGACAACTCCATTAAGGAAATGACTGAATCCTACGAATGGTTCCAGAATGTATTCATTAATTCTTATGATGCCATCAATATCTCGATTAATGGGAAGACTGTTTATGTGAATCCTGCCTATATGCTGCTGTTCGGTTATGGTGAACCGGAAATTGTTGGACAGCCATTCGAGTTTGTTTTTGCAAAAGAATCCAGGTCTAAAATCCATGATGCGATCGAATCCTTTGAATCCACGAATGCCGTTCTCCAGCGTGTGGAAGCAGTAGGCGTGACAAAGGATAAAAAAGAGGTATTCCTTGACATTTCCTTCTCATTTATGGAAACTAAAGGTGAGCGTTATACAATTGCTATTCTGAAGGATGATACTGAGAAAAAGGTTGCAGAAGAAGCTCGTTTGAAAAATGCCGAACTACTTCGTTCAAATGAACTTAAAGACATGTTTACTGACATTATGCGTCATGACTTGCTGAATCCTGTGGGTGTAATTTCCGGTTATTCCGAACTCCTTCTTGATATGGAAGATGATGACAGGAAAAAACGCTATGTTGCGAATATCCACAGAAGTGCAAAAAGCCTTACTGATATGATTGAGTATGCTGCTCTTCTTGCCAGGCTTGAAAGTGTGGATAAAATTGACTATGAGTCACTGGATCTTGCGGTAATCATAAGGGATGTCACCAAGAACCTGGAATTGCAATTTAATGGTCACGAACTTGAATTTGGATTTGGGGATGATGCTTACCTCGTTGAGGCTCATACTATGATTGAATCCGTATTCCAGAACCTGATTTCAAATGCTATTAAGTACAGTCCTGAAAAGTCGAGGATTGAAGTTAATATAATTGATGATGGAGATCTTTGGAGGGTTGACGTTATCGATGAGGGTGAAGGTATTTCTGATGAGGATAAACCCTATGTTTTCGATAGGTTCAAACGTGTAAGCAAAGGTAACATTAAAGGCAATGGTCTTGGTCTTGCAATTGTGAAGAAAATAGTTGACTTACATTCCGGGAAAATTATCGTTTCAGATAATCCCGCAGGAAAGGGCAGCGTATTTTCTGTCTGGCTCAGGAAAGCCCGCGATAAAAACATTTAA
- a CDS encoding 50S ribosomal protein L15e has product MSKSFYAYIRDAWKDPDNTYVRDLRWERLQEWRRQGSVERVRRPTRIDRARSLGYKAKQGIVVARVRVRRGSLRKSRYIRGRRTQHMGKNKIVAEKSLQRIGEERAARKFPNMEVLNSYWVGEDGKLKWFEVILVDPSHPAIKNDKDLNWVCNSASQGRVFRGKTSAGRKGRGMRSKGTGTEKNRPSIRSNGNRGK; this is encoded by the coding sequence ATGTCAAAATCATTTTACGCATACATACGAGACGCATGGAAAGATCCTGACAACACTTATGTCAGGGATCTCCGCTGGGAAAGATTACAGGAATGGAGACGTCAGGGCTCAGTTGAAAGAGTAAGGCGTCCAACCCGTATTGACAGGGCACGCTCCCTTGGTTACAAAGCCAAACAGGGAATCGTTGTTGCTCGCGTACGTGTACGCCGTGGTAGCCTTCGCAAGTCAAGGTACATCCGTGGTCGCCGTACCCAGCACATGGGTAAAAACAAGATTGTTGCAGAGAAGAGCCTCCAGCGCATTGGTGAGGAAAGAGCTGCACGCAAGTTCCCGAATATGGAAGTTCTCAACTCCTACTGGGTTGGCGAAGATGGTAAGCTCAAATGGTTCGAGGTAATTCTCGTAGACCCAAGCCACCCTGCAATCAAAAATGACAAGGATCTTAACTGGGTATGCAACAGCGCTTCACAGGGACGTGTTTTTCGTGGAAAAACCAGTGCAGGCCGCAAGGGTCGTGGCATGAGATCAAAGGGCACTGGTACTGAAAAGAACCGCCCAAGCATAAGATCTAACGGCAACAGAGGCAAGTGA
- a CDS encoding RNA-binding domain-containing protein, with the protein MIHYILLRATAHATEDRSRVLQALNLFLPENYTTDTSGNSGNIDSMEIEGHHGNPMVLFSVTLKRKPEIKAFAEKLNKGLSPENRDVLLGELHERLDDELMLHLRFDKQQAYLGNVSFSDSPDSIVVKLKIATYPKNMEKAIQVLEDLFAA; encoded by the coding sequence GTGATTCATTACATCCTTTTGCGTGCCACTGCGCATGCAACAGAAGATCGGTCCAGGGTACTTCAAGCCCTGAACCTTTTTTTACCGGAAAATTATACAACAGATACGTCTGGCAATTCCGGTAACATTGATTCCATGGAGATAGAGGGACATCATGGGAATCCCATGGTTCTCTTTTCTGTAACCCTCAAGCGCAAACCTGAAATCAAGGCTTTTGCGGAAAAACTCAATAAAGGTTTATCCCCGGAAAACCGTGATGTTTTGCTTGGGGAACTCCATGAAAGGCTGGACGATGAGCTAATGCTCCATTTACGCTTTGACAAACAACAGGCGTATCTGGGCAACGTTTCTTTTTCAGATTCCCCGGATTCCATCGTAGTTAAGCTAAAGATAGCTACATATCCTAAAAACATGGAAAAAGCAATTCAGGTGCTGGAGGATCTCTTTGCCGCATAA
- the rnp3 gene encoding ribonuclease P protein component 3, giving the protein MPHKYYDLCIHSSPEGEHDCGQMLAMAQYLGYSGVCISNHSDSIDPDIPAGGGSINVCNGIEIRVSKPSKLHGLIGKYRTEKDVIIVHGGTESINRAAVENPNVDVLNHPFTQKDSGMNHVLAKEAAENNVALAFNVDILIQLKGGKRVYALSNFRNNLQLARKYDVPILLTTNAMSIYDLRAPREVIALAGLFGMTFEEATAALSDVPAGIISRNRRLAGSVCDGVRVIGTEGDVL; this is encoded by the coding sequence TTGCCGCATAAATATTATGACCTTTGTATTCACTCTTCTCCGGAAGGGGAGCATGACTGTGGCCAGATGCTGGCTATGGCACAATATCTGGGTTATAGCGGTGTATGCATTTCAAACCATTCAGATTCCATAGATCCTGACATCCCTGCTGGTGGTGGGTCAATAAATGTTTGCAACGGGATAGAAATTCGTGTGTCAAAACCTTCAAAACTTCACGGATTGATAGGTAAATACCGTACTGAAAAAGATGTGATAATAGTTCACGGTGGGACTGAATCCATCAATCGTGCAGCAGTTGAAAATCCGAATGTTGATGTGCTCAATCATCCCTTTACCCAGAAAGATAGTGGAATGAATCATGTGCTGGCAAAAGAAGCTGCAGAAAATAATGTTGCTCTGGCATTTAATGTTGACATCCTGATTCAGCTCAAAGGTGGTAAACGGGTCTATGCTCTCTCCAATTTCAGGAATAACCTGCAACTTGCCCGGAAATATGATGTTCCCATTTTGTTAACTACCAATGCAATGTCCATTTATGATCTTCGTGCTCCCCGTGAAGTCATAGCTCTTGCAGGTTTATTCGGGATGACCTTTGAGGAAGCAACGGCTGCACTTTCTGATGTGCCCGCAGGCATAATATCTCGCAATCGCAGGCTTGCTGGTTCCGTTTGTGACGGTGTGCGTGTAATTGGGACCGAAGGTGATGTGCTTTGA
- a CDS encoding Rpp14/Pop5 family protein: MKILPPTLRPQRRYLAFEVISEKDVSRDALLREIFPAASYLLGDLVSSQCEIRLLDFDYPFGILRCLRDSEELTRTVLCVISSIDGTPAFIRVLGVSGTIKAATEKYIEGQEAYDVHSHL, encoded by the coding sequence TTGAAGATCCTTCCTCCGACATTACGGCCGCAACGACGGTATCTTGCTTTTGAAGTCATATCAGAAAAAGATGTTTCAAGGGATGCCTTGTTGCGTGAAATTTTTCCGGCTGCCTCATATCTTCTTGGAGATCTGGTTTCCAGCCAGTGCGAAATAAGGTTACTTGATTTTGATTATCCTTTTGGAATCCTGAGATGTCTCAGGGATTCTGAAGAACTTACGCGCACGGTATTATGTGTTATTAGTTCCATAGACGGCACTCCCGCCTTTATCCGTGTACTTGGTGTTTCAGGTACGATAAAGGCAGCTACAGAAAAGTATATTGAAGGGCAGGAAGCCTACGATGTACACAGTCACTTATAA
- the psmA gene encoding archaeal proteasome endopeptidase complex subunit alpha yields MQMAPQMGYDRAITVFSPDGRLFQVEYAREAVKRGTTAAGIKAKDGVVLLVDKRITSRLIEAESIEKIFQIDEHIGVATSGLVADARALVDRARVESQVNMVSYDEPINVEVLAKKLCDHKQTYTQYGGVRPYGTALLIAGVDGKIPRLFETDPSGALLEYKATAIGAGRNAFMEVFEEKYDSEIGVEDAIMLGMEALYHASDMKLDAATLEVGVVTSEDGIFRKYSYDEVEAYVERTLEAHKEDAEEQKDEE; encoded by the coding sequence ATGCAAATGGCGCCACAAATGGGTTACGATAGAGCCATTACTGTTTTTAGTCCGGATGGCAGACTTTTCCAGGTAGAATATGCTCGTGAAGCTGTTAAAAGGGGTACTACAGCTGCCGGTATTAAGGCAAAGGACGGGGTTGTCCTGCTTGTTGACAAGCGTATTACAAGCAGATTGATTGAAGCTGAATCAATTGAAAAGATTTTCCAGATTGATGAGCATATAGGTGTAGCTACATCAGGTCTTGTGGCTGATGCCAGGGCCCTTGTAGATAGGGCACGTGTTGAGTCACAGGTAAACATGGTCTCTTATGACGAGCCAATAAATGTTGAAGTTCTTGCCAAGAAACTCTGTGATCACAAGCAGACATATACCCAGTATGGTGGAGTACGTCCTTACGGTACAGCTCTTTTGATTGCGGGAGTCGACGGTAAAATCCCAAGGCTCTTTGAAACCGATCCAAGCGGTGCACTTCTTGAATACAAGGCAACAGCTATAGGTGCCGGAAGAAATGCATTTATGGAAGTCTTTGAAGAGAAATATGATTCTGAAATCGGTGTTGAAGATGCCATTATGCTTGGTATGGAGGCTCTCTACCATGCATCGGACATGAAACTTGATGCTGCAACCCTTGAAGTAGGCGTTGTCACCTCTGAAGATGGTATTTTCAGGAAATATTCCTATGATGAAGTCGAGGCATACGTAGAGCGTACCCTTGAAGCTCATAAGGAAGATGCAGAAGAACAAAAAGATGAAGAATGA
- a CDS encoding ribosome assembly factor SBDS: MISLDEALIARLKKGSKHFEVFVDPDGALEYKKGKELDLEDILAADSIFTDAKKGDHASENQLIDNFGTDDLYEIADNIIKHGELQLTQEQRKHFLEEKTKQVINIIAQNALNPQTRAPHPPSRIEHAMEEAKFHIDPLKSVDEQVNEAMKAIRPIIPIRFEEVDVEVHVPASYAAKSYGEIAHFSTIVKENWLNDGSWVGVVRMPAGIQNDFYGLVNRLTKGDAETKLL, from the coding sequence ATGATATCACTTGATGAAGCACTGATTGCAAGGCTCAAAAAAGGCAGCAAGCATTTTGAAGTATTTGTGGACCCTGATGGTGCTCTTGAATATAAGAAAGGCAAAGAACTCGATCTCGAGGACATTCTTGCTGCAGATTCTATTTTTACGGATGCAAAGAAAGGCGATCATGCTTCAGAAAACCAGTTAATTGACAATTTTGGTACTGATGATCTTTACGAAATCGCTGATAATATCATCAAACACGGCGAATTACAGCTTACTCAGGAGCAGAGAAAGCATTTTCTCGAGGAGAAAACAAAGCAGGTAATCAATATTATTGCCCAGAATGCTTTGAATCCTCAGACAAGGGCTCCCCATCCTCCATCCAGGATTGAGCATGCAATGGAAGAAGCTAAATTTCACATTGACCCCCTTAAAAGTGTGGATGAACAGGTTAATGAGGCAATGAAAGCAATCAGGCCTATTATTCCAATTCGTTTTGAGGAAGTTGACGTTGAAGTGCATGTACCTGCTTCATATGCGGCAAAATCCTACGGCGAAATTGCTCACTTTTCCACCATTGTAAAAGAAAACTGGTTAAATGATGGTTCATGGGTTGGCGTTGTCAGGATGCCTGCCGGAATACAGAATGACTTTTATGGTCTTGTAAATCGTCTTACCAAAGGGGATGCAGAGACCAAACTTCTCTGA
- the rrp4 gene encoding exosome complex RNA-binding protein Rrp4, whose translation MDRKIVFPGQLLSEKASDSGKGTYVKNGKVYSLFYGVANLKNKASVVPFSGRYSPHARDQVIGKVIEVTSSNWIFEIGAPYDGLLHVSEYPRRVDNSMMRKTMDIGDSAILRIKDVSAFKKVELTMRDHGLRVLRRGRIIEVQPAKVPRIIGHSGSMVSILKRETNCDIFIGQNGRIWINGKDADMERLSEAIRIIERESHTSGLTDRISHFLKGDEEDSEVVEELEVAEEEPEEVEELIPEEDEEEEMEEEVLSPDEVGYTEDACRKMDVLLDDEKQ comes from the coding sequence ATGGACCGCAAGATTGTTTTTCCCGGTCAACTTCTCTCTGAGAAAGCTTCAGATTCAGGTAAGGGTACTTATGTGAAGAATGGGAAGGTTTATTCCCTTTTTTACGGAGTTGCCAATCTCAAGAACAAAGCAAGTGTTGTTCCTTTTTCCGGGCGCTATTCTCCTCATGCAAGAGATCAGGTTATCGGAAAAGTAATTGAAGTGACATCTTCTAACTGGATTTTTGAAATTGGAGCACCTTATGACGGTCTTCTTCATGTTTCTGAATATCCGCGACGTGTGGATAATTCAATGATGAGGAAAACCATGGATATAGGTGATTCAGCTATCTTGCGGATAAAAGATGTAAGTGCTTTCAAGAAAGTAGAACTCACCATGAGGGATCACGGGCTGCGTGTATTGCGCAGGGGCAGGATTATTGAAGTACAGCCTGCCAAGGTTCCCAGGATAATCGGCCATAGCGGGTCTATGGTTTCTATCCTGAAACGTGAGACAAATTGTGATATTTTCATAGGCCAGAATGGTCGTATATGGATTAACGGTAAAGATGCCGATATGGAGCGTCTTAGTGAAGCAATTCGTATAATTGAACGCGAATCCCATACCTCGGGACTTACGGATCGTATCAGTCACTTCCTGAAAGGTGACGAAGAAGATTCAGAAGTTGTAGAAGAATTAGAGGTAGCTGAGGAGGAACCTGAAGAGGTTGAAGAGTTGATTCCGGAAGAGGACGAGGAAGAAGAGATGGAAGAAGAAGTCCTGTCTCCTGATGAAGTCGGTTATACAGAAGACGCATGCAGAAAGATGGATGTACTGCTTGATGATGAAAAGCAGTAA
- the rrp41 gene encoding exosome complex exonuclease Rrp41 produces MSDKPERFIDENGIRLDGRRVDEIRPMKIELGVLSRADGSCYLEWGNNKVLAAVYGPRELHPRRLQRPNEALVRYRYNMAAFSVEDRIRPGPSRRSTEISKVSGEAFEPVVMKQDYPGAVIDVMTEILQADAGTRTAAINAATLALADAGIPMKGLVAACAVGKVDGQLVLDLNKPEDNYGDADLPIAMTQDGEITLLQMDGHLTPEEFKTGVEMVKKGCEQIFEMQREVLMARFGEIAEEATEEILEAEEEAEEASADVPEEQEETEELDEEESTEDEELEGEDDEQ; encoded by the coding sequence ATGAGTGACAAACCAGAACGTTTCATTGATGAAAATGGTATACGTCTTGACGGAAGACGTGTTGATGAAATCCGTCCCATGAAAATTGAATTAGGTGTATTATCAAGAGCTGATGGTTCATGTTACCTTGAATGGGGTAACAACAAAGTACTGGCAGCCGTTTATGGACCACGTGAACTTCACCCGCGCAGGTTACAGCGTCCAAACGAAGCGCTTGTAAGGTATCGATATAATATGGCTGCTTTTTCTGTTGAGGATCGTATAAGACCAGGTCCCAGCAGGCGCAGTACTGAAATTTCAAAAGTAAGCGGAGAAGCCTTCGAGCCTGTTGTAATGAAGCAAGACTATCCAGGTGCAGTTATTGATGTAATGACTGAGATCCTTCAGGCAGATGCCGGTACAAGGACAGCAGCTATTAACGCAGCTACCCTTGCTTTGGCAGATGCGGGTATTCCTATGAAAGGCCTTGTTGCAGCATGTGCAGTTGGAAAAGTTGACGGTCAGCTTGTTCTTGATCTCAACAAACCTGAAGACAATTATGGTGATGCGGATTTACCTATTGCCATGACGCAGGATGGCGAAATAACCTTACTTCAGATGGATGGCCACTTGACTCCGGAAGAATTCAAAACCGGTGTTGAAATGGTAAAGAAAGGCTGTGAACAAATTTTCGAGATGCAGCGCGAAGTTTTAATGGCCAGATTCGGAGAAATTGCCGAAGAGGCCACCGAGGAGATTCTTGAAGCAGAGGAAGAAGCTGAAGAAGCATCTGCTGATGTTCCGGAAGAACAGGAAGAAACTGAAGAACTGGATGAGGAAGAATCAACTGAAGACGAAGAACTGGAAGGTGAAGACGATGAGCAATGA
- the rrp42 gene encoding exosome complex protein Rrp42 — protein MKTMSNEVISRLKKDYIYNLMLKGSREDGRSFEEFRDIVLETNVIDKAEGSAKVQIGDTQVMVGVKLQVGTPFPDTPDSGVIITSMELNPIASPNFEAGPPRENAIEMARIVDRGIRESGAIDLNKLCITEGEEVWMVFIDVHVLNDSGNILNAASLGAIAALMTTTVPGEREGRGEDMLMPIREMPVSVSLIKIGEEMFIDPTYGEEDVCEARITVTSNQDGSICAMQKSGSGSLSEEQLLHSVDVARAKASEIREKYLLEI, from the coding sequence GTGAAGACGATGAGCAATGAAGTTATTTCTCGCCTCAAGAAGGATTACATTTACAACCTTATGCTCAAGGGAAGTCGCGAAGATGGTCGTTCCTTTGAAGAATTCAGGGATATAGTACTTGAAACCAACGTTATTGACAAAGCCGAAGGGTCTGCAAAAGTACAAATTGGAGATACCCAGGTAATGGTTGGTGTTAAGCTTCAGGTTGGAACTCCTTTCCCTGATACCCCTGATTCCGGGGTTATCATCACCAGCATGGAATTGAACCCAATTGCTTCTCCAAACTTTGAAGCAGGTCCTCCAAGGGAAAATGCAATTGAGATGGCAAGGATTGTAGATCGTGGAATTCGCGAATCAGGTGCTATTGATCTTAACAAGCTGTGCATTACCGAAGGTGAGGAAGTCTGGATGGTTTTCATCGATGTTCATGTCCTCAATGACAGTGGAAACATCCTGAATGCCGCTTCTCTGGGTGCCATTGCCGCACTTATGACTACTACAGTTCCGGGCGAAAGGGAAGGGCGTGGCGAGGATATGCTGATGCCAATCCGGGAAATGCCGGTTTCCGTTTCTCTTATCAAAATAGGCGAGGAAATGTTTATTGATCCTACATACGGAGAAGAAGATGTTTGCGAAGCCAGGATTACTGTGACTTCAAATCAGGATGGATCTATCTGTGCCATGCAAAAGAGTGGCTCAGGATCACTTTCCGAAGAGCAGCTTTTGCACTCTGTTGATGTAGCAAGAGCTAAAGCATCTGAAATACGCGAAAAGTATTTATTAGAGATATAA